From Musa acuminata AAA Group cultivar baxijiao chromosome BXJ3-8, Cavendish_Baxijiao_AAA, whole genome shotgun sequence, one genomic window encodes:
- the LOC135644981 gene encoding probable sugar phosphate/phosphate translocator At5g25400, whose amino-acid sequence MRHLCRFANWSLSNSELCKQVLSGLVIPIPSRLRSSFLQLRIYRSQQQQFRDWTDRRRGGSGGAMAEGVMKKVLLSYAYVAVWIFLSFTVIVYNKYILDPKMYGWPFPISLTIIHMTFCSALAFLLVRVLRLVAPPASPPMTRPLYLSSVVPIGALYSLSLWFSNSAYIYLSVSFIQMLKALMPVAVYSISVLFRKEAFKSSSMLNMLSISFGVAIAAYGEARFVGAGVVLQLAAVAFEATRLVLIQILLTSKGVSLNPITSLYYVAPCCLAFLLVPWSMVELPVLRDRLAASAFRPDILIFGTNSLCAFALNLAVFLLVGKTSALTMNVAGVVKDWLLIAFSWSVIRDIVTSINLFGYAIAFLGVAYYNYVKLQALKAKEAQKKAAQADEESGKLLDQVNGGSNRRNDSHN is encoded by the coding sequence ATGCGACACTTGTGTCGTTTTGCAAACTGGTCCCTCTCCAATTCCGAATTATGCAAACAAGTCCTTTCGGGACTTGTAATCCCTATTCCCTCCCGTCTCCGCTCCTCATTCCTCCAACTTCGGATCTATCGATCACAGCAGCAGCAGTTCCGCGACTGGACTGATCGGAGGAGGGGAGGGAGCGGCGGAGCAATGGCGGAGGGGGTGATGAAGAAGGTGCTGCTGTCGTACGCCTACGTTGCGGTGTGGATCTTCCTCAGCTTCACCGTCATCGTTTACAACAAGTACATTCTGGATCCGAAGATGTACGGGTGGCCCTTCCCCATCAGCCTCACCATCATCCACATGACCTTCTGCTCCGCCCTCGCATTCCTCCTCGTCCGCGTCCTCCGCCTGGtggcgccgcccgcctccccgccCATGACCCGCCCACTCTACCTCTCCTCCGTCGTCCCCATCGGCGCCCTCTACTCCCTCTCCCTGTGGTTCTCCAACTCTGCGTACATCTACCTCTCCGTCTCCTTCATCCAGATGCTCAAGGCCCTCATGCCCGTCGCCGTCTACTCCATCAGCGTCCTCTTCCGCAAGGAGGCTTTCAAGTCCTCCTCCATGCTCAACATGCTCTCCATCTCCTTCGGCGTCGCCATCGCCGCGTACGGCGAGGCCCGCTTCGTCGGCGCGGGCGTCGTCCTCCAGCTCGCCGCCGTCGCCTTCGAGGCCACCCGCCTCGTCCTCATCCAGATCCTCCTCACCTCCAAGGGCGTCTCCCTTAACCCCATTACCTCCCTCTACTACGTAGCCCCCTGCTGCCTTGCCTTCCTCCTCGTCCCCTGGTCCATGGTCGAGCTCCCTGTCCTCCGTGACCGCTTGGCCGCCTCCGCCTTCCGCCCCGACATCCTCATCTTCGGCACCAACTCCTTGTGCGCCTTCGCCCTCAACCTTGCCGTCTTCCTCCTCGTCGGCAAGACCTCCGCCCTCACCATGAACGTCGCTGGCGTCGTCAAGGACTGGCTCCTCATCGCCTTCTCCTGGTCCGTCATCCGTGACATCGTGACCAGCATCAACCTCTTCGGCTATGCCATCGCCTTCCTCGGCGTCGCCTACTACAACTACGTGAAGCTGCAGGCGCTCAAGGCCAAGGAGGCACAGAAGAAGGCCGCCCAGGCTGATGAGGAGTCTGGGAAGCTTCTTGATCAGGTCAATGGTGGCAGCAACCGGAGGAATGACTCCCACAATTGA